The Gemmatimonas sp. DNA window CAGGCGGCTTCGCAGCGACGTCAGCGCCAGACGCAGAATCATCATCATCGCGATGCCCTCACGCGTCTGCTCCGACCTTGGCCGCGCGATTGATCTCCATCAGTTCCACCGTGCGAGAGAACAGCGGCATCAGCGTGTGATCGTGGCTCACGAACACGAGCGTGGCCTTGGCCTTCTCGCACGACGCGAACAACAGCTTGAGGAAGCGTTCACGGCGATCGGTATCGAGCGCGCTGGTGGGCTCGTCGGCGATCACCACTTCAGGGCTGCCCATCAGCGCCCGCGCGGCGGCCACGCGCTGCTGCTGGCCCACACTCAGCTCCGCGATCGGCGAGTCGAGATACTGTTCGATGTCGAGTTGCGACGCGATATCGCGCACCGCGTCGTCGAGCGATCGGCCGCCCAGTCGCTCACGACGCGCTGGCTCGAGTCGAACCGGCAGCAGAATGTTCTCCCGCACCGGGAGGTACGGAATGAGGTTGAACATCTGGAACACGTATCCCAGATGTCGCGCCCGAAACGCATCGCGCGCACCGCCCGACATGGTCGAGAAGTCCTGCCCAAGAATGCGCACGCTGCCGCTGGTCGCCTGGAGCACGCCTGCAAGAAGGCCGAGGAGCGTGGTCTTTCCACTGCCACTCGGCCCATGCAGAAACACCGTCTCCCCGCGGTCGATCGTCAGCGAATCAATCGACAGCACGTCGCGCCCTTTCTTGTACGAAAAGCGCAACGCGGACAGCTCGACCGCCGGGGTCCCGTGGGGACCAGTGCCGGCGAGAGCTGCCACGGCAGCCCCATCACTCATTTCGACGAGTAGGGTTCGACCTTGAGTCCTTCCAGCTGATAGCCCACGGTGCCGTACGGGCTTTCCACCGACGCGATCTTGAGACGTCCCGACATCCACACCGCGTCGAAGAGGTTGAGCTTGACGGCCTTCTTGCCGCCCATCTCCACCATCACGATCTGATTCGGCGGCGGCGGCGGCGTGTGCACGCACGCGCCGTAGTACGGCACCAGCAGGAACTCGGCGCCCTCCTCCTGGAAGTCGTCGAGCGGCACGACGAAGCCCGGAATCCGGACCAGCTTGCCCTCGAGCTTCTTCAGCGTGTCAGTCGACTTGCCGTTCGTGTAGTCGAGACCAGCCAACACGCGCCAGTCGATGTTCACCGCTTCTTCCACGAGCGCCTTGCGAGTCGTCGGCGCCTTGGACACGGCAGGGGCAACCGCGACGCGGGCTGGCGGCGTGGAGCGCACGGGGCGCGCCGGCGTGGTAAACGCCGTCGTCGCCAAGAGCACGACGGAGATTCCAGCCAACGAAAGCACAGGTGAACGGCGGGGCATGGCGAATCCTGGGAGCAGGACAAACGGGAGCCGACGCGACGACGTCGCGGGTCACTCCCGGAAATTTACGCAATCCGAGCGAGAACGCTGTAGGAAGCGGAAGCTGGAGCGCTACCGCCGTCCCTGAAAGTACCCCCCAGTCGTCGGCTCGTGCCCAGACGGCACGGTATATTCCGTCTCATGAGCCGCGCCGAAATCACCACGCCGGAAGCCCTCGCCGACGAAAGCGTCGTCGAATTGTCCCTTCGCCCCCAGCGCCTCGTCGAGTTCATCGGCCAGAAGAAGGTCAAGGACAGCCTCGGCATCGCCATCGCCGCGGCCCGCGCGCGCAAGGAACCGCTCGACCACACCCTCTTCTTCGGACCGCCAGGGCTCGGGAAGACCACGCTGGCCGATCTGATGGCCCGCGAGCTTGGGGTCAACCTCACCACGACCTCCGGTCCCGCGCTCGAGAAGCCGGCCGATCTCGTCGGCCCCCTCACCAATTTGCGTGAGGGCGATGTGCTGTTCATCGACGAGATCCACCGCATGCGGCCGATCATCGAGGAGTTTCTCTATCCGGCGATGGAGGACTACCGGATCGACATCCGGCTATCCGATGGCCCGAAGGCGCAGACGGTCACGATGAACATCGAGAAGTTCACGCTGGTCGGCGCCACGACGCGACTGGGCATGCTCACGGCGCCGCTGCGTGCGCGCTTCGGCATCGTGCAGCAGCTGGGCTTCTATCCGGTGGACGAACTCGAAGTGATCGTGCGCCGTACCGGCGAAGTCTTGAAGGTGGAGATGGACCCGCTGGGCGCCCTTGAAATTGCCAAGCGCTCCCGTGGCACGCCGCGGGTGGCCAATCGGCTCCTGCGACGCGTGCGCGATTACGCGCAGGTGTGCGCCGACGGGCGCATCACGCTCGAGGTGGCGCAGGCGGCGCTCGAGTTGAACAACGTCGACCATTTCGGACTCGACGACATGGATGCGCGCCTGCTGAAGTCGATCATCGAGAAGTTCGACGGCGGTCCGGTTGGGCTCGGTACGATTGCGGCAGCGATCGGCGAGGATCCCGGGACAATTGAAGAGGTCTATGAACCGTTCCTGGTTCAGCACGGATTTCTTCAGCGGACTCCGCGCGGACGCGTTGCCACGGCGCATGCCTATCGCCATCTTGGCTACGTGCCGCCCATTGGCGCATTCGAGCAACCCACCCTGTTCTAAGCTCTCGGTAAAAATGATCACAATGTTTGGCACCTCGGTGCGCGCCTCGCGGCTCGCACACGTATTGCTCCTGCCCGTAACACTCGCGGCATATCTGGCGGTCGGTTCGCCTCTCGCCGCGCAACCGATGGCGCCGCAGCCAGTCCGGCCATCCATCGCGCGGATCGCCGACTCGTTGGCGGCAAACGGGGACACCGCACGGGCGGTCGCGCTACTCGATTCGGCGGTCCGTCGCGACAAGCGTGATGCGGCGGCATGGCATCAGCTTGGCTTGCTCCAGTGGAATCAAGCTCGTAGCGCACGCGACCCGAATTTCATGAAGGATCAGAAGAAGATCCGCATGCTGATCGCGGCCGACACGGCGCTTCGTCTGGCCACCAAACTCGCGCCGGACAGCGCGCGCTACTGGCTGAGTCTCAGCCGCTTCAACATTCAGTCGGGTGTGTCTACCATGCGCTTCGCGTCGAGCGCGCAGGCGCGCGATGGCATGTCGGCGGCTGAGCGATCTGGGGAGAAGCTGTTGCTCGCCGAGGCGGCCGATATGGCCGGTATGGCTGCGTGGCGCAGCTATGATGCGTTGGCGAACCGTGGGCTGCCCAGCGGCATGTCGAAGGTGCAGCTGGAGAACAACAACTACTGGAATCGCAAAAACGCGCGCGACTACGTGAATTCGATCGCCACCAAGATCCAACCGCCCACGGGCGACAACGATCATGCGGCCGCGCTCGACTATTTTTCGCGCGCCGTCGCGGCCGATTCCAGCAATCTCCGCTACAGCCGTCATCTGTACATGGCGTACGCGGAGCGGAAGAAGTGGCAGGATCTGGCCGCGGTGGCCTCCCGTCGCGCGGGTCAGTTTCCACTCGATTTCCAGGCGCAGCTGGCGCTCGGCCTCGCGTATCATCGCCTCGCGAACGAGAAGGACGCGACGCACGCGTTCGACAGCGCCTTCGTGCTGATGGACGAGGGGGAGGCGAACCGTCTCAAGAACCTGTCGCGCATTTTGCGACCGCGCGCGTCCAAGGAGCAGAACGGACAGATCGGCGACTCGGCCAGCTGGGCCAAGCTGCCCGCGCTGCAGCGTCAAGGCCTGGAATCGATGTTTTGGATGATGAGCGATCCGTTGGCGCTCACGCAGGAGAATGAGTTCCGTCTCGAGTTCCTCGCGCGGGTCGTGTTCGCCGATTTCCGCTGGACGATCGACGAAATGGAGCTGCGTGGTGCCGATACCGATCGTGGCGATGTCTATGTGCGGTACGGTCCACCCGATTTCGAGATGACGATTCCGGGGAGCACCACCGACAGCCGCACGCGCCTCGATGGTGGCGTCACGTTGGTATGGGACTACGATGCCAAGCTCACGTTTTTCTTTGACCTCCAGCCCGGATTCGCCACTGGACGCGTGTCGTTGTTTGATCGCAACTACATCGCTGCACTTCGCGACGCCGCGCCGGTGTCCTTCGCCAACGTGCCCGTCACGCGATTGCTCGATACCATTCCGATTCGCATTGTGCGCTTCCGGTCGGGTGCGGATTCCAGCGACGCCGTGATCGCAGCCAGCGTGCCGATCGATTCGCTGGTGCGCGCCAACACGCTCGATCGCGTTCCGGTCGATATCGATCTACGCATCTTCGACCAATTCGTGAAGATCCGCGGCTTGGAGTCCGACCAAGTGACCTTCGCGCGCGACAGCAGCAACGCGCCGCTCGACCGCACATGGACGCGTCGGGTGGGGCCCGGCATCAACGTGGTGCGCGTCGAAGCGCTGCAGGCCGACAGCAAGCGCGGCGCGCGCGCGATGACGCGCCTCGACCCTTCCACGAACGTCGGCTTCGGCATGAGCGACGTGCTGCTCGGCAATAAACCGGAACTCCACAGTGGTGTCGTCACGCCGTCACGGTGGCGCGACATCGCCATCACACCGAGCGCCGGCAGTTACGCGCGCGGCAGTTCGCTCGGTTTGCTCTGGGAGATGTACGATCTCGTGCCGAAGGAGGGACAGACGAAGTACCGCGTGGCGATCACCGTGGAGCGCGCGGATCGCGACGGCGTGGCCGGATTCACACTGCGCGTGCTCGACAATCTCGGTCGGGCGGTGGGTCGCGCGCAGCAATCCCGCGATCGCTTCACGATCTCATTCGACCGGCAAGGCGGCGCGCTGCCGGTACTGGTGGAGTACCTCTCGCTCGACATGACGCAGGCGCCAACCGGCGGCTACCGCTTGCGCGTCGAAGTCACCGACCTCGCCAATCAGAAGAAAACGGCTCGTAATACGGAATTCAGGATACGCTGACGCACCAAAACGGTCCGGACTGTTGCGCTGAGGCGCCGATTCGATTGTCTTTCTGCGCTTCCATGACCGCAATGCCTGACTCCGTCGACGCGATTCCCCATCAGGGAACCCGCACGTCCGATTATGACTACGAGCTCCCTGAGGAGCGCATCGCGCAGCGTCCCGTCGAGCCGCGCGATGCGAGCCGTTTGCTTGTGGTCGACCGGCGAGACGGCAGTATTGCCCATCGCACGTTCCGCGATATCGCCGACTTGATTCCGTCAGGCGACGCCATCGTGGTGAACACGACCAAGGTGTTCCGGGCGCGACTACTTGGGCATCGGGAAAGCGGCGGACCGGCGGAGATCCTGCTGCTCCGCCCGGTCAACGATGATCACTACGAAGCGATGATTCATCCGGGCGGCAAGCTGCGTCCGGGTCGCGTGGTCACGATCGCTCCCGACTTCCGCGTCGAAATCGTGGACACGACGCCGCGTCGCACGCGCATTGTGCGCCTGCACACCAACGGTGATGTGGCCGGTACGATCGAGAAGTACGGACATGTCCCCCTGCCACCGTACATCGAGCGCGCCGACGAGTCGGGCGACATCGCCCGCTACCAAACGGTGTACGCCGAAACGGTCGGGTCGGTCGCGGCTCCCACGGCAGGTCTGCATTTCACCCCCGACCTGCTCGACGCGCTGCGCGCGCGCGGCGTCGAGATGGCGAATGTGCTGTTGCATGTCGGCGCCGGCACGTTTCGCCCGGTGAGCGACGAGGATCCGTCACAGCACGTGATGCACGAGGAATGGTGCGAAGTCACCAGCGATACGGCGCACCAGTTGAACGCCGTGCGGGCGCGTGGCAATCACGTGTGGGCGATCGGCACCACCAGTGTCCGCACGCTCGAAACC harbors:
- a CDS encoding ABC transporter ATP-binding protein, with protein sequence MAALAGTGPHGTPAVELSALRFSYKKGRDVLSIDSLTIDRGETVFLHGPSGSGKTTLLGLLAGVLQATSGSVRILGQDFSTMSGGARDAFRARHLGYVFQMFNLIPYLPVRENILLPVRLEPARRERLGGRSLDDAVRDIASQLDIEQYLDSPIAELSVGQQQRVAAARALMGSPEVVIADEPTSALDTDRRERFLKLLFASCEKAKATLVFVSHDHTLMPLFSRTVELMEINRAAKVGADA
- a CDS encoding GWxTD domain-containing protein translates to MITMFGTSVRASRLAHVLLLPVTLAAYLAVGSPLAAQPMAPQPVRPSIARIADSLAANGDTARAVALLDSAVRRDKRDAAAWHQLGLLQWNQARSARDPNFMKDQKKIRMLIAADTALRLATKLAPDSARYWLSLSRFNIQSGVSTMRFASSAQARDGMSAAERSGEKLLLAEAADMAGMAAWRSYDALANRGLPSGMSKVQLENNNYWNRKNARDYVNSIATKIQPPTGDNDHAAALDYFSRAVAADSSNLRYSRHLYMAYAERKKWQDLAAVASRRAGQFPLDFQAQLALGLAYHRLANEKDATHAFDSAFVLMDEGEANRLKNLSRILRPRASKEQNGQIGDSASWAKLPALQRQGLESMFWMMSDPLALTQENEFRLEFLARVVFADFRWTIDEMELRGADTDRGDVYVRYGPPDFEMTIPGSTTDSRTRLDGGVTLVWDYDAKLTFFFDLQPGFATGRVSLFDRNYIAALRDAAPVSFANVPVTRLLDTIPIRIVRFRSGADSSDAVIAASVPIDSLVRANTLDRVPVDIDLRIFDQFVKIRGLESDQVTFARDSSNAPLDRTWTRRVGPGINVVRVEALQADSKRGARAMTRLDPSTNVGFGMSDVLLGNKPELHSGVVTPSRWRDIAITPSAGSYARGSSLGLLWEMYDLVPKEGQTKYRVAITVERADRDGVAGFTLRVLDNLGRAVGRAQQSRDRFTISFDRQGGALPVLVEYLSLDMTQAPTGGYRLRVEVTDLANQKKTARNTEFRIR
- the ruvB gene encoding Holliday junction branch migration DNA helicase RuvB; this translates as MSRAEITTPEALADESVVELSLRPQRLVEFIGQKKVKDSLGIAIAAARARKEPLDHTLFFGPPGLGKTTLADLMARELGVNLTTTSGPALEKPADLVGPLTNLREGDVLFIDEIHRMRPIIEEFLYPAMEDYRIDIRLSDGPKAQTVTMNIEKFTLVGATTRLGMLTAPLRARFGIVQQLGFYPVDELEVIVRRTGEVLKVEMDPLGALEIAKRSRGTPRVANRLLRRVRDYAQVCADGRITLEVAQAALELNNVDHFGLDDMDARLLKSIIEKFDGGPVGLGTIAAAIGEDPGTIEEVYEPFLVQHGFLQRTPRGRVATAHAYRHLGYVPPIGAFEQPTLF
- a CDS encoding DUF3299 domain-containing protein, with product MPRRSPVLSLAGISVVLLATTAFTTPARPVRSTPPARVAVAPAVSKAPTTRKALVEEAVNIDWRVLAGLDYTNGKSTDTLKKLEGKLVRIPGFVVPLDDFQEEGAEFLLVPYYGACVHTPPPPPNQIVMVEMGGKKAVKLNLFDAVWMSGRLKIASVESPYGTVGYQLEGLKVEPYSSK
- the queA gene encoding tRNA preQ1(34) S-adenosylmethionine ribosyltransferase-isomerase QueA yields the protein MPDSVDAIPHQGTRTSDYDYELPEERIAQRPVEPRDASRLLVVDRRDGSIAHRTFRDIADLIPSGDAIVVNTTKVFRARLLGHRESGGPAEILLLRPVNDDHYEAMIHPGGKLRPGRVVTIAPDFRVEIVDTTPRRTRIVRLHTNGDVAGTIEKYGHVPLPPYIERADESGDIARYQTVYAETVGSVAAPTAGLHFTPDLLDALRARGVEMANVLLHVGAGTFRPVSDEDPSQHVMHEEWCEVTSDTAHQLNAVRARGNHVWAIGTTSVRTLETATDVHGVIHPFSGETNIFIRPPATIRGIDRLVTNFHLPKSTLIMLVAAFAGYDLTMQAYRTAVADKYRFYSYGDAMCVI